The window GATTACCAAAGAGTTGAGAAATGGTTTTGAAGCTCTTGAAAAGCCGGTTAATACCGGTAGAAATCTCCGGTTTAGAAACTGCGAGGAACTTGAATACATTCTTCATGTGGTCTTCCTCCTCTTGATCGCGACGAATCTCTTTGAAATACACATCACATAGATCACAAAGAAGATACATGAGATATCAATACAATCTCCACACATATATAGAAgctatatatacacaatatatataaagagatatAGGGGAACCTTGAGGAGAACGATGATGATGAGGCTTAGAGAGAGGAGATAAAACGGCAACACTAGAATCGGAGATACATCCGACGGAGAAAGGAAGCACCACAAGTCTCTCCATTCTATCTCTCATTTTCTACCAAGCCTTTccttttaaaatacttatatttatatataagagcATCTGTGTCTACTGTATATACACGATGAAATGACAACCCACCAAAtgtttaaatgttattttgttgttgttatgtttgtAATCTTTGTTAGAATAGAATTTGTTAGTGGTCGTGTTATGTGTTTTTCTGACTTTGTTGTGAAGTTACAATGATGTTTACGTGTGTATATGAAGTTGCGGTAGAATCGAAAGTGATAgctttaaacttttattttattttatttctttgtgcTCAACTACTGTTTGGTAGATTGTTTTCTTTGGTGACGTATAATCTGAACTATATAtacttgatattttaaaaacatatatgtatcGCTAATTCGGAATGGTAGTGTCTCGTCACAGTGACAATGGCTTAGATTTCGTTTGTTACCAaaaattttgtgatattttaatttctatttcttaCACTTAAGTTAAACGAATGCATGTACTTTCATATggtctaaaaaaataaaaaaatttctagtaGAGCAATCGAAAATCTGTATCAAGATTTGTGCTAATCAATATTTTGCAAATAACGACACATATCACGGTTTACTTTACACGTTGCCATTTAACGTTTTTCAACGCAAAAGCCAAAGTTTAATTCTAGTTTgcgtttttgttttgatatattgAGAATAGTTTAATCTAGATGCATGGAGTGCATATATAATGAATACTCAAGGACTCTATAATGTATGTATAATGATGGCTTAAATGATTAAAATGTACATTAGTTGTTACATCCGCTTGGAATCAAAGcaatctattattattatttttgatctTATTATTTTGCAAAATATAATCATCAATGGATATGAATGCCAAGGCctgctcttcttttttttttttttttgttcctctaTATACTTTTCGTCgtattaaacaaaacaatttgaTAATGTTATTAATTGACTATTTATCATGAAAAAACTACATATACAGATGTACTGTAGTTGTAAATTATatggaaaaaaacttttttcttgtaGTTCTAAGCGCATATGCTCATgtaaatatcaaacaaaacaaactaaaaaccCAAAATGCAAAATCTAATTG is drawn from Camelina sativa cultivar DH55 chromosome 8, Cs, whole genome shotgun sequence and contains these coding sequences:
- the LOC104705938 gene encoding CRIB domain-containing protein RIC4-like, coding for MRDRMERLVVLPFSVGCISDSSVAVLSPLSKPHHHRSPQEIRRDQEEEDHMKNVFKFLAVSKPEISTGINRLFKSFKTISQLFADKEEEEKEELETSGMEIGVPTNVKHVSHIGWESGLTAVTGPGKGWEDLIIPQELLAAAGSTKQDVNHPHHHHRRHHELHPTL